In Variovorax sp. J2L1-78, the following are encoded in one genomic region:
- a CDS encoding MarR family winged helix-turn-helix transcriptional regulator encodes MDLEARAHSEHPDELRLWLRLLTCTQLIEKAVRNGLREQFATTLPRFDLMAQLERSPEGLKMNELSRRMMVTGGNVTGITDQLVAEELVERVNVEGDRRAWRVRLTVRGRKLFHEMAQQHEAWIVEAFAGLNAKEISQLHKLLGKVKQHTTPFTTTTETA; translated from the coding sequence ATGGACCTCGAAGCCCGCGCCCACAGCGAACACCCCGACGAGTTGCGGCTGTGGCTGCGCCTGCTCACCTGCACGCAGCTCATCGAGAAGGCAGTGCGCAACGGCCTGCGCGAGCAGTTCGCGACCACGCTGCCGCGCTTCGACCTGATGGCGCAGCTCGAGCGCTCGCCCGAAGGCCTGAAGATGAACGAGCTGTCGCGCCGCATGATGGTGACCGGCGGCAACGTCACCGGCATCACCGACCAGCTGGTGGCCGAAGAACTGGTCGAGCGTGTCAATGTCGAGGGCGACCGGCGTGCCTGGCGCGTTCGCCTCACCGTGCGCGGCCGCAAGCTCTTCCATGAGATGGCACAGCAGCACGAGGCCTGGATCGTCGAGGCCTTTGCCGGCCTCAACGCCAAGGAGATCTCGCAACTTCACAAGCTGCTCGGCAAGGTCAAGCAGCACACCACCCCCTTCACGACAACGACGGAGACGGCATGA
- a CDS encoding enoyl-CoA hydratase family protein — protein sequence MKHYIGASNPMHAQFEAKAGYTATHFQWSYEDGVGTITLNRPERKNPLTFQSYAELRDLFRALHFATDVKAVVVTGAGGNFCSGGDVHEIIGPLTKMSMPEMLEFTRMTGDLVKAIRQCPQPIIGAIDGICAGAGAMIALACDIRYGTPAARTAFLFTRVGLAGADMGACALLPRMIGQGRASELLFSGRSMTADEGLAWGFFNALHPSDAVLGAATLMARELAAGPTFAHGMTKTMLSQEWSMTIEQAIESEAQAQAICMQTADFTRAYEAFAAKQKPVFGGD from the coding sequence ATGAAGCACTACATCGGCGCGAGCAACCCCATGCACGCGCAATTCGAGGCGAAGGCCGGCTACACGGCCACGCACTTCCAGTGGTCCTACGAAGACGGCGTGGGCACCATCACGCTCAACCGGCCCGAGCGCAAGAACCCGCTGACCTTCCAGTCCTACGCCGAACTGCGCGACCTGTTCCGCGCGCTGCATTTCGCCACGGACGTGAAGGCGGTGGTCGTCACCGGCGCCGGGGGCAACTTCTGCTCGGGCGGCGACGTGCACGAGATCATCGGCCCGCTCACGAAGATGAGCATGCCGGAGATGCTGGAGTTCACCCGCATGACGGGCGACCTGGTGAAGGCGATCCGCCAGTGCCCGCAGCCGATCATCGGCGCGATCGACGGCATCTGCGCCGGCGCCGGCGCGATGATCGCGCTGGCCTGCGACATCCGCTACGGCACCCCGGCCGCGCGCACCGCCTTCCTGTTCACGCGCGTCGGCCTGGCCGGTGCAGACATGGGTGCCTGCGCCCTGCTGCCGCGCATGATCGGCCAGGGCCGCGCATCGGAACTGCTGTTCAGCGGCCGTTCGATGACGGCGGACGAAGGCCTCGCGTGGGGCTTCTTCAACGCGCTGCATCCGAGCGATGCGGTGCTCGGTGCGGCGACGCTGATGGCACGCGAGCTCGCGGCCGGCCCGACCTTCGCCCATGGCATGACGAAGACGATGCTGTCGCAGGAATGGTCGATGACCATCGAGCAGGCGATCGAATCGGAAGCCCAGGCACAAGCCATCTGCATGCAGACCGCGGACTTCACGCGCGCCTACGAGGCCTTCGCGGCCAAGCAGAAGCCGGTCTTCGGCGGAGACTGA
- a CDS encoding acyl-CoA dehydrogenase family protein, translating to MSASKVDPSTAHLALPFFDDAHRELARGLLPWAAAQDVDERDDRAACRDWVKRLGDGGWLRYCVPAAFGGALDKLDSRALVLLRETLAFHSPLADFAFAMQGLGSGAITLAGSASQQAEYLRAVARGDKIAAFALSEPEAGSDVGAMAMQAIDTGAAWRLDGAKTWISNGGIADFYCVFAKTDPTGGTRGITAFIVDADAKGLDTREHIQVMAPHPLATLRFGACEVPHGAQLGERNGGFKLAMRTLDIFRASVAAAALGMARRALSEAIAHAKSRRMFGQTLADFQLTQAKLGDMAALIDSAALLTYRAAWMRDEGERTGRPFGDYTAAAAMAKMCATENAQRVIDMAVQMHGGSGVQVGTKVESLYRDIRALRIYEGATEVQQLIIGKSVLRE from the coding sequence ATGTCTGCCTCCAAGGTCGATCCCTCGACGGCGCATCTCGCGCTCCCCTTCTTTGACGACGCGCACCGCGAACTCGCGCGCGGCCTGCTGCCGTGGGCCGCGGCGCAGGACGTGGACGAGCGCGATGACCGCGCCGCCTGCCGCGATTGGGTCAAGCGCCTGGGTGACGGCGGCTGGCTGCGCTACTGCGTGCCCGCCGCGTTCGGCGGTGCGCTCGACAAGCTCGACTCGCGCGCACTCGTGCTGCTGCGCGAGACGCTCGCCTTCCATTCGCCGCTGGCCGACTTCGCCTTCGCGATGCAGGGCCTGGGCAGCGGTGCGATCACGCTGGCCGGCAGTGCATCGCAGCAGGCCGAGTACCTGCGTGCCGTGGCGCGCGGCGACAAGATCGCAGCCTTCGCGTTGAGCGAACCGGAGGCCGGTTCCGACGTCGGCGCGATGGCGATGCAAGCCATCGACACCGGCGCCGCCTGGCGGCTCGACGGCGCGAAGACCTGGATCAGCAACGGCGGCATCGCCGATTTCTACTGCGTGTTCGCGAAGACTGACCCGACCGGCGGCACGCGCGGCATCACGGCCTTCATCGTCGATGCGGATGCGAAGGGCCTCGACACCCGCGAGCATATCCAGGTGATGGCACCGCATCCGCTCGCGACGCTGCGCTTTGGTGCCTGCGAAGTGCCGCACGGTGCACAGCTTGGCGAACGCAACGGCGGCTTCAAACTCGCGATGCGCACGCTCGACATCTTCCGCGCATCGGTGGCCGCTGCGGCGCTCGGCATGGCACGTCGTGCATTGAGCGAAGCCATCGCGCATGCGAAGTCGCGCCGCATGTTCGGGCAGACGCTGGCCGACTTCCAGCTCACGCAGGCCAAGCTCGGCGACATGGCCGCGCTCATCGACAGCGCCGCCCTGCTCACCTACCGCGCGGCGTGGATGCGCGACGAGGGCGAGCGCACCGGCCGGCCCTTTGGCGACTACACCGCAGCCGCCGCGATGGCCAAGATGTGCGCCACTGAAAACGCACAGCGCGTGATCGACATGGCGGTGCAGATGCACGGTGGCAGCGGCGTGCAAGTGGGCACGAAAGTTGAGAGTCTCTACCGCGACATCCGCGCGCTTCGCATCTACGAAGGCGCGACGGAAGTCCAGCAATTGATCATCGGCAAATCCGTCCTGCGGGAGTAG